The Prevotella sp. E9-3 genome has a window encoding:
- a CDS encoding acyl carrier protein: MSEIESKVKAIIVDKLGVDEAVVKPESSFTNDLGADSLDTVELIMEFEKEFGISIPDDKAEKIGTVADAISYIEENSK; encoded by the coding sequence ATGTCAGAAATTGAAAGCAAAGTAAAGGCAATCATCGTAGACAAACTGGGTGTTGACGAGGCTGTTGTAAAGCCTGAGTCTAGTTTTACTAACGATCTGGGTGCAGACTCTCTGGATACTGTAGAGCTCATCATGGAATTTGAGAAGGAGTTCGGTATCAGCATTCCCGATGACAAGGCTGAGAAGATTGGCACCGTTGCCGACGCTATTTCTTATATTGAGGAGAACTCAAAATAA
- a CDS encoding HU family DNA-binding protein, with protein sequence MTVFVKKVQNNIRSNEKSFGKYYGRVAILSEVGIEELADIIQENSTLKRADILAVLSEMGPAIKRQLQKSFKVRIPYLGVFKMSMKSEGVENIEDYDVRKHVKALKVQFIPETTVDQGHRVKELVRGSKLAILPKNLFSEVISDDDENGQGKGGVEVTPESQGGNDGLVVEQP encoded by the coding sequence ATGACAGTATTTGTAAAGAAAGTTCAAAACAACATCCGTAGCAACGAAAAGAGTTTCGGAAAGTATTACGGTCGAGTAGCCATCCTGAGCGAAGTAGGCATCGAAGAGTTGGCCGACATCATTCAAGAGAACTCTACGCTGAAGCGTGCCGACATCCTGGCTGTGCTCTCTGAAATGGGACCTGCCATCAAGCGTCAATTGCAGAAATCGTTCAAGGTGCGCATTCCTTATCTGGGCGTCTTTAAGATGTCAATGAAGAGTGAGGGCGTTGAGAATATCGAGGACTACGATGTGCGTAAGCACGTGAAGGCGCTCAAGGTTCAGTTCATTCCTGAGACCACCGTTGATCAGGGCCACCGCGTCAAGGAACTCGTCCGCGGCTCCAAGCTTGCCATCCTGCCTAAGAACCTGTTCAGCGAAGTGATCAGTGACGATGATGAGAATGGTCAAGGAAAAGGTGGGGTAGAGGTAACTCCTGAGAGTCAGGGCGGCAACGATGGCCTCGTAGTGGAACAGCCCTAA
- a CDS encoding smalltalk protein: MWSIVIKVVIAIASALLGALGGAEATTMFMS; encoded by the coding sequence ATGTGGAGCATTGTGATAAAAGTGGTGATAGCCATTGCCTCGGCCCTGTTGGGAGCACTGGGAGGTGCTGAGGCCACCACAATGTTCATGAGCTAA
- the rnc gene encoding ribonuclease III produces MIVFFERLRLPFRKDKELRRSLYKVMGFYPNDISYYKTALTHKSSGQRNDKGKPLNNERLEFLGDAILDATVGHIVFAHFKGKREGFLTNTRSKLVSRETLGKLAEEMGLTDLIQSRGQSRSHNSYMAGNAFEALVGAIYLDLGYAAVMRFMEKRILAQMVNIDKVAYKEVNFKSKLLEWTQKNRVRMEFKMLNQEKDSQGSPTFGFQVLIEGVEGGSGKGYSKKEAQQIASKETLQRLRREPQFIDAIFAAKSDRTKMEEEPTMAAPNLEAEKTNFIIEQNKTSEWYSEFSEETENKEVKESSEHTANNKKKTRKAAKTVEKDAEEKELKEESVVAKAAEDDDFDLSDISHNTTELDKEDIIAAAEAAAFAEKIDD; encoded by the coding sequence ATGATTGTTTTTTTTGAGCGTTTGCGTCTGCCTTTTCGAAAGGATAAAGAGTTGCGTAGGTCTCTTTATAAGGTGATGGGATTCTACCCCAACGATATCAGTTACTATAAGACAGCACTGACTCATAAAAGCTCGGGACAACGCAACGATAAGGGAAAACCACTGAACAACGAACGATTGGAATTCCTGGGCGATGCTATCCTCGATGCTACGGTGGGACATATCGTGTTCGCACATTTCAAAGGCAAGCGTGAAGGATTTCTTACCAATACCCGCTCGAAGCTGGTGAGCCGAGAGACGCTTGGAAAACTGGCCGAGGAAATGGGATTGACCGATCTGATTCAGAGTCGCGGACAGTCGCGCTCGCACAACAGCTACATGGCTGGCAACGCCTTCGAGGCTCTCGTAGGCGCCATCTACCTGGATTTGGGGTATGCAGCTGTTATGCGATTCATGGAAAAGCGCATTCTGGCTCAGATGGTGAATATCGACAAGGTAGCGTATAAGGAGGTGAACTTCAAGTCAAAACTGTTGGAGTGGACGCAGAAGAACCGTGTGCGCATGGAGTTCAAGATGCTGAATCAGGAAAAGGACAGTCAGGGTTCGCCAACCTTCGGATTCCAAGTGCTGATAGAAGGTGTGGAAGGCGGTAGCGGAAAGGGCTACTCAAAGAAGGAGGCCCAGCAGATAGCCTCGAAAGAGACACTTCAGAGACTGCGCCGCGAACCCCAGTTTATCGATGCTATCTTTGCTGCCAAGAGCGACCGTACAAAGATGGAGGAAGAACCTACGATGGCTGCTCCTAATCTGGAGGCGGAGAAAACGAACTTCATCATTGAGCAGAACAAGACTTCTGAATGGTATTCAGAATTTTCTGAAGAGACTGAAAATAAAGAGGTCAAAGAGTCTTCAGAGCATACTGCAAACAACAAGAAAAAGACCAGAAAGGCTGCCAAAACAGTTGAGAAGGATGCAGAGGAAAAGGAACTGAAAGAGGAATCTGTAGTAGCGAAAGCTGCCGAGGATGACGATTTCGACCTCTCAGACATTTCCCACAATACCACCGAACTGGATAAAGAGGATATTATTGCTGCTGCTGAGGCGGCAGCGTTTGCGGAGAAAATTGACGATTGA
- the fabF gene encoding beta-ketoacyl-ACP synthase II — protein sequence MELKRVVVTGLGAVTPLGNNPEDMWKNMLAGVSGAAPITHFDTTNFKTTFACEVKDLDVNQYLDRKEARKMDRYTQLALIAAKQAVEDCGWDLEKEDKNRIGVVFGVGIGGIKTFEDEVCYYGSHREQGPKFNPFFIPKMIADIAAGQISIMYGLHGPNYITASACASSSNALADAFNLIRLGKANAIVAGGAEAAICETGVGGFNAMHALSTRNDEPQKASRPFSASRDGFVMAEGAGCLILEELEHAKARGAKIYAEMVGAGMSADAHHITASHPEGLGAKLVMQNALEDAGMKPEDIDYINVHGTSTHVGDISEAKAIKEVFGDAAFKLNISSTKSMTGHLLGAAGAVEAMATVLAVKNDIIPPTINHEEGDEDPEIDYNLNFTFNKAQQRTVRAGLSNTFGFGGHNACVVFKKYEN from the coding sequence ATGGAACTGAAAAGAGTAGTAGTGACAGGACTTGGCGCCGTTACTCCATTGGGCAACAACCCCGAAGATATGTGGAAGAACATGTTGGCTGGTGTGAGTGGTGCTGCTCCTATTACACATTTTGACACAACCAACTTCAAGACCACTTTTGCCTGTGAGGTGAAGGATCTGGATGTAAATCAATACCTGGACCGCAAGGAGGCCCGCAAGATGGACCGTTACACACAGTTGGCTCTGATTGCAGCCAAGCAGGCCGTTGAGGACTGTGGCTGGGATTTGGAGAAAGAAGACAAAAACCGCATCGGTGTGGTATTTGGTGTAGGCATCGGTGGTATCAAGACCTTCGAGGATGAGGTGTGCTATTATGGTTCACACCGTGAACAGGGACCTAAATTCAATCCCTTCTTCATTCCGAAGATGATTGCCGACATCGCTGCCGGACAGATTTCGATCATGTATGGCCTGCACGGCCCCAACTATATCACGGCTTCTGCCTGCGCTTCTTCATCGAACGCACTGGCCGATGCCTTCAACCTGATTCGCCTGGGCAAGGCCAACGCTATTGTGGCCGGTGGTGCCGAGGCAGCTATCTGCGAGACAGGTGTAGGCGGTTTCAACGCCATGCACGCTCTCTCAACCCGTAACGACGAGCCTCAGAAGGCCAGCCGTCCGTTCAGCGCCAGCCGCGACGGATTCGTCATGGCTGAAGGTGCCGGTTGCTTGATTCTTGAAGAGTTGGAGCACGCCAAGGCTCGCGGTGCAAAGATTTATGCCGAGATGGTAGGTGCCGGTATGAGTGCCGACGCTCACCACATCACTGCCTCTCACCCCGAAGGACTGGGTGCTAAGCTGGTGATGCAGAACGCTCTGGAAGATGCCGGCATGAAGCCCGAGGACATCGACTACATTAACGTACATGGTACTTCAACTCATGTGGGCGATATCTCAGAGGCCAAGGCTATCAAGGAAGTGTTCGGTGATGCAGCCTTCAAGCTGAATATCTCGTCAACAAAGTCAATGACTGGTCACCTGCTGGGTGCTGCCGGCGCTGTAGAGGCTATGGCCACCGTACTCGCAGTGAAGAACGACATCATTCCTCCCACTATCAACCACGAAGAGGGCGATGAGGATCCGGAGATTGACTATAATCTGAATTTCACTTTCAACAAAGCACAGCAGCGCACTGTTCGCGCCGGACTCTCAAACACGTTCGGTTTCGGCGGTCACAATGCCTGTGTAGTGTTTAAGAAATACGAAAATTGA
- a CDS encoding AAA domain-containing protein produces MPSSSPILELQHQQLLLQMEYEEEKKAFQQKVDAIGLQRRIQRGDAWWPIRVGRSYYNSLNQLCVEVFRATNSDEDIEHNFEYGRPVSFFRIDNSKLTADNYSQGEKNVGKTNHTSQLSPLSSKFSGSVSFCDGDRMVVVVPDNFPVGNLQQEGIGIQLSFDETSYRMMFDALERTMRAKGRLGYLRDLFYSPSMKAETFSFPDMHFPYLNVTQEQAVNKVLRAKDVAIVHGPPGTGKTTTLVEAIYETLRRESQVLVCAQSNMAVDWISEKLVDRGLNVLRIGNPVRVDDKMLSFTYERRFEAHPDYELLWSIRKTIRELRKNRKRGDEKFHQKLERLKERATALEIAINQELFGEARVIACTLVGSGHRLLDGMKFGTLFIDEAAQALEAACWIPIRRASRVIFAGDHCQLPPTVKSYEALKGGLGKTLMERIVDQKPDVVTLLTLQYRMNEEIMRFSSDWFYDNMVESAPEVKYRSILDLDLPMTWIETSAFLTENSELGTERYDHLPDSKTNHTSQFLDKSSGKAEGSTPDSHFSSEEFVGESFGRVNKVEARLTLLALQAYYEMIGKERILSERLDVGIISPYRAQVQLLRKMIKKSEFFKPFRSLITVNTIDGFQGQERDIIVVSLVRSNDEGQIGFLRDLRRMNVAITRARMKLIILGDRHTLCRHPFYRKLWEYIQGLRGEN; encoded by the coding sequence ATGCCCTCATCATCGCCTATCCTTGAACTGCAGCACCAGCAACTTTTGCTGCAGATGGAATACGAAGAAGAGAAGAAGGCTTTCCAACAGAAAGTTGATGCCATCGGTTTGCAGCGCCGTATTCAGCGTGGTGATGCCTGGTGGCCCATCCGTGTTGGCCGCAGTTATTACAACTCCTTGAACCAACTCTGTGTGGAAGTGTTCCGTGCCACCAACTCCGATGAAGACATTGAACACAATTTTGAATACGGCCGTCCGGTGAGCTTCTTTAGAATTGATAATTCAAAATTGACAGCTGACAATTACTCTCAGGGCGAGAAAAACGTCGGCAAAACTAATCATACCTCTCAACTCTCACCTCTCAGTTCTAAATTCTCCGGCTCCGTCTCTTTCTGCGATGGCGACCGCATGGTGGTTGTAGTGCCCGACAATTTTCCTGTTGGCAACCTCCAGCAGGAAGGAATTGGCATACAGCTAAGTTTTGACGAAACTTCCTATCGCATGATGTTCGATGCCCTTGAACGTACCATGCGAGCCAAGGGACGACTGGGCTATCTGCGCGATCTTTTCTACAGTCCGTCCATGAAGGCCGAGACCTTTTCCTTCCCCGATATGCATTTCCCCTACCTGAATGTCACCCAGGAGCAGGCTGTCAACAAGGTGCTCAGGGCTAAGGATGTAGCCATCGTCCACGGTCCTCCAGGAACAGGCAAGACCACCACCCTTGTAGAAGCCATCTACGAAACCCTGCGCCGTGAGAGTCAGGTACTGGTATGCGCACAGAGCAATATGGCCGTTGACTGGATATCAGAGAAACTCGTTGACCGTGGTCTGAACGTGCTACGCATCGGCAATCCCGTACGTGTTGACGACAAGATGCTGTCCTTCACCTACGAACGGCGCTTTGAGGCCCATCCCGACTACGAACTGCTGTGGTCTATCCGAAAGACCATCCGCGAACTGCGCAAGAACCGTAAGCGAGGCGATGAGAAGTTCCACCAGAAACTGGAGCGCCTGAAAGAACGCGCTACAGCCCTCGAAATAGCCATCAATCAGGAATTGTTCGGTGAGGCCCGTGTTATCGCCTGTACGCTCGTTGGAAGCGGTCACAGGCTCCTTGACGGTATGAAGTTCGGCACGTTGTTCATCGATGAAGCTGCACAAGCCCTTGAAGCTGCCTGTTGGATTCCCATTCGCCGGGCCTCACGCGTTATCTTTGCCGGCGACCACTGTCAGCTGCCTCCCACCGTGAAGAGCTATGAAGCCCTGAAGGGTGGTTTAGGCAAGACCCTCATGGAGCGTATTGTTGACCAAAAGCCCGATGTAGTCACCCTGCTCACTCTTCAGTATCGTATGAACGAAGAGATTATGCGTTTCTCCAGCGACTGGTTCTATGATAATATGGTGGAATCGGCTCCAGAGGTGAAATACCGTAGCATCCTCGACCTGGATCTGCCGATGACATGGATAGAAACGAGCGCCTTTCTAACTGAGAACTCCGAACTTGGAACTGAGAGGTATGATCACCTTCCAGATTCCAAAACTAATCATACCTCCCAATTCTTGGACAAGTCAAGCGGCAAAGCCGAAGGCTCAACTCCCGATTCTCATTTTTCCAGTGAAGAATTCGTCGGTGAGTCATTTGGAAGAGTGAATAAGGTTGAGGCCCGTCTCACGCTCCTTGCCCTTCAGGCCTATTACGAAATGATTGGTAAGGAGCGCATACTCAGTGAGCGCCTCGATGTAGGTATTATCTCTCCCTATCGCGCTCAGGTACAGCTGTTGCGTAAGATGATCAAGAAGAGTGAGTTTTTCAAGCCTTTCCGCAGTCTTATCACGGTAAACACCATTGACGGTTTTCAGGGACAGGAGCGCGATATTATCGTTGTATCACTGGTAAGAAGCAACGACGAAGGCCAGATAGGATTTCTCCGTGACCTTCGTCGTATGAATGTGGCTATCACCCGTGCTCGCATGAAGTTGATTATTCTTGGCGACCGCCACACCCTTTGTCGCCATCCTTTCTATCGCAAGCTTTGGGAGTATATTCAGGGACTGAGAGGTGAGAACTGA